In a genomic window of Aggregatimonas sangjinii:
- a CDS encoding class I mannose-6-phosphate isomerase: protein MATLAEKALEQGKGILRLAPTWVPRSFCVPGRRIKLHPDDYYVLGGARGGIDERWFSSTTPTENGPLTGKNEGLSPVVVEDDGKEVQILLKDVIDELKGKIIGDRLWNAYESWPMYSKFFDNMGPLPHHIHHNDEHAAKIGQKGKPEAYYFPPQVNNHGGDFPYTFFGISPGTTKEQIRECLVNFTKGDNKITNFSSAFRLEPGTGWDVPPGMLHAPGSMCTYEPQKASDVFAMYQSLVNEAIIPEELLWNGTPKDRIGDFDQLMEVIDWELNTDPNMLETRFMNPIPVAPMEEMEAQGYVDKWVCYRSDAFSAKELTVLPGETVTVKDNACYGMIMMQGHGKMGVWDIETPTLIRYGQLTHDEYFVTEQAAKEGVTIVNHSSTDPIVMLKHFGPENPDLKL from the coding sequence ATGGCAACACTGGCAGAAAAAGCCTTGGAACAAGGTAAGGGAATTTTACGGTTGGCACCCACATGGGTCCCACGGTCTTTTTGCGTACCAGGTAGAAGAATCAAATTGCATCCAGACGATTACTATGTTTTGGGTGGCGCACGAGGAGGTATAGACGAGCGTTGGTTCTCTTCGACAACACCCACTGAGAACGGCCCCTTGACCGGGAAAAATGAAGGCTTAAGTCCTGTTGTTGTAGAGGACGACGGTAAAGAAGTTCAAATTCTATTAAAAGACGTTATCGATGAATTAAAAGGAAAAATCATCGGCGACCGTTTATGGAACGCATATGAAAGCTGGCCCATGTACTCCAAGTTTTTCGATAATATGGGGCCACTCCCCCACCATATACATCATAATGACGAACATGCGGCGAAAATCGGGCAAAAGGGAAAGCCCGAGGCGTATTACTTTCCGCCACAGGTAAATAACCACGGAGGTGATTTCCCTTATACCTTTTTTGGCATAAGCCCAGGCACCACCAAAGAACAGATTCGTGAGTGTTTGGTCAATTTTACTAAAGGCGACAACAAAATCACCAATTTCTCATCCGCTTTCCGGCTAGAGCCTGGAACGGGTTGGGATGTACCCCCGGGAATGCTACATGCGCCTGGCAGTATGTGTACCTACGAACCGCAAAAAGCTTCCGATGTATTCGCCATGTACCAGTCTTTGGTAAACGAGGCCATAATCCCGGAGGAATTGTTGTGGAATGGTACGCCGAAAGATCGCATAGGTGACTTTGACCAACTGATGGAGGTAATCGACTGGGAATTGAATACCGACCCCAATATGCTGGAAACCAGATTTATGAACCCGATACCCGTAGCGCCAATGGAAGAAATGGAAGCGCAAGGTTATGTTGACAAATGGGTCTGTTACCGCTCCGATGCCTTTAGCGCCAAAGAACTAACGGTGCTACCGGGAGAGACGGTAACCGTAAAGGACAATGCGTGTTATGGAATGATCATGATGCAAGGGCATGGCAAGATGGGGGTTTGGGATATAGAAACTCCCACTTTGATACGGTATGGACAATTGACACATGACGAATATTTTGTGACCGAGCAAGCTGCAAAAGAAGGGGTTACCATTGTCAACCATAGCAGTACGGACCCCATCGTCATGCTAAAACATTTTGGCCCCGAAAATCCGGATTTGAAGTTGTAG
- a CDS encoding sugar phosphate isomerase/epimerase family protein, translating to MQNNSFPKLHNATWPGIVGKGPDSEPPISFDTMLEMTAAAEVDGIKFDGVDLGLLDPHINIDSSDDEIKRIADKIASHGLKVGSLVAPIWGGPTLGSDDDRKTFVEMVRKSCHFGKVLRAHGVRSYGVIRIDSASSPEEWAKDPVGNTKLVAKTFREACDVAADYDEKLAAEGEICWGGMHSWKSMVDTLEAVDRPNIGFQADMSHTLLYLLGYNAPEHRILPQDFDWNDRQTLTEALKKVTDALRPWTIDFHVAQNDGTVHGTGSHDKTGRHCLATDPNGKLDVANDAGFWLRNENGTLTKAFEHICWDGCMFDNAVLTKQQTWNDILTTLIKVRELHGWN from the coding sequence ATGCAAAATAATAGTTTTCCAAAGTTACACAACGCGACATGGCCTGGGATAGTTGGCAAAGGTCCTGACTCTGAACCACCCATATCCTTTGACACGATGTTGGAAATGACCGCTGCAGCCGAAGTAGACGGTATAAAGTTCGACGGTGTGGATTTAGGCCTTTTGGACCCCCATATTAATATCGACAGTTCCGATGACGAAATAAAGAGAATAGCGGATAAGATTGCCAGTCACGGCCTAAAGGTCGGAAGCTTGGTAGCCCCGATTTGGGGTGGTCCTACACTAGGTAGTGATGATGACCGTAAGACTTTTGTAGAAATGGTTCGCAAATCATGCCATTTCGGGAAAGTCCTAAGGGCACATGGCGTACGATCATACGGTGTAATTCGTATCGATTCCGCTTCCAGCCCCGAAGAATGGGCGAAGGATCCCGTTGGCAACACCAAATTGGTAGCGAAAACGTTCAGGGAAGCATGCGACGTGGCTGCCGATTACGATGAAAAACTGGCAGCAGAGGGCGAAATATGCTGGGGTGGGATGCACAGTTGGAAATCCATGGTAGATACCTTAGAGGCGGTAGACCGACCAAATATCGGTTTTCAAGCCGATATGTCCCACACTTTACTCTACTTGCTAGGCTATAACGCTCCTGAACATCGCATACTCCCTCAAGATTTCGATTGGAATGACCGCCAAACATTGACCGAGGCATTGAAAAAAGTTACGGATGCTCTCCGTCCTTGGACCATAGATTTTCATGTAGCCCAAAATGACGGTACTGTGCACGGGACCGGATCACATGATAAAACCGGTCGCCATTGTTTGGCCACGGACCCGAATGGTAAACTTGATGTAGCGAACGATGCCGGTTTCTGGCTTCGTAATGAAAATGGAACACTGACCAAAGCCTTCGAACACATTTGCTGGGATGGTTGCATGTTCGATAACGCAGTACTTACAAAACAGCAGACGTGGAATGATATTTTGACAACCCTGATAAAGGTTCGT